From the genome of Populus alba chromosome 10, ASM523922v2, whole genome shotgun sequence, one region includes:
- the LOC118059647 gene encoding UDP-glycosyltransferase 76B1 isoform X1: MICHYFETRFKPTFFVYASNITIEKPRRNQGKQINSMEDIRESHVQQRKCRRIILFPMPLEGHINPMIQLANILYSKGFSITIIHTQFNAPNPSKCPHFTFHAIPDGLLEDDASTADGVIRFSNLISKRVEPFRDCLAKLLLDAMDQEPVACLITDAAWHFTHAVAEGFKIPTIAMRTTSICSFLAFASFPLLRERGYFPIQDSRLEESVQELPPLKVKDLPVIKTRCPATLHQLCENISNQAKACSGLIWNSFEEIERDALSKLSQVFNVPIFHIGPFYKYFPASSSLITPDQSCISWLDTQTPNSVLYVSFGSLAAVNETEFLEMAWGLLHSNQPFLWVVRPGSVRDSEWSESLPDGFLEMVGKRGYIVKWAPQQQVLAHPATGGFWTHNGWNSTLESICEGVPMICQPFSGDQRVNARYVSDVWKIGIHLEYNKLERRDIERAVKGLMVETKGQGMRQRSVSLKEKVNLCLSHGGSSYHSLESLTNYIMSF; encoded by the exons ATGATTTGTCATTATTTCGAAACGCGCTTTAAACCTACGTTTTTCGTCTACGCATCCAATATCACAATCGAGAAGCCAAGAAGGAACCAGGGGAAACAAATCAACTCCATGGAGGATATAAGAGAGTCCCATGTGCAGCAGAGGAAGTGTCGGCGAATTATACTCTTCCCAATGCCTTTGGAAGGGCATATCAATCCTATGATTCAGCTTGCTAACATCCTTTATTCTAAAGGATTTTCCATAACAATCATCCACACTCAATTCAATGCTCCCAATCCTTCGAAGTGTCCTCACTTCACTTTCCATGCAATTCCTGATGGCTTGTTGGAAGATGATGCTTCAACTGCAGATGGTGTAATCCGTTTCTCAAACCTCATTTCAAAGCGTGTTGAGCCCTTTCGAGATTGCCTGGCTAAGCTGTTATTGGATGCCATGGATCAAGAGCCCGTTGCTTGCTTGATCACAGATGCTGCTTGGCACTTCACTCACGCTGTAGCCGAGGGCTTTAAGATTCCAACTATTGCCATGAGGACAACTAGTATCtgttcttttcttgcttttgccTCCTTCCCCCTTCTGCGAGAAAGGGGTTACTTCCCAATTCAAG aTTCCCGATTAGAAGAATCAGTGCAAGAGCTTCCACCGTTGAAAGTCAAAGATCTTCCTGTGATCAAAACACGATGTCCAGCGACTCTTCATCAACTGTGTGAAAATATAAGTAATCAAGCAAAGGCCTGTTCAGGCCTAATTTGGAACTCGTTTGAAGAAATTGAGCGTGATGCTCTGAGCAAATTAAGCCAGGTCTTTAATGTGCCAATATTTCACATAGGTCCATTTTACAAGTACTTTCCAGCTTCAAGCAGCTTGATAACACCAGACCAAAGCTGCATTTCCTGGCTTGATACCCAGACTCCTAATTCTGTACTCTATGTCAGCTTTGGGAGCCTCGCTGCGGTAAATGAGACCGAGTTTCTGGAGATGGCCTGGGGGCTACTCCATAGCAATCAACCCTTCTTGTGGGTGGTTCGACCTGGATCAGTTCGGGACTCGGAATGGTCCGAATCATTGCCGGATGGATTCCTCGAGATGGTGGGTAAAAGGGGCTATATCGTGAAATGGGCTCCTCAACAACAGGTGCTAGCACACCCTGCCACTGGAGGGTTTTGGACACACAATGGTTGGAATTCCACATTGGAAAGTATATGTGAAGGGGTTCCCATGATTTGTCAGCCTTTTTCTGGTGATCAAAGAGTAAATGCTAGGTATGTCAGTGATGTTTGGAAAATTGGGATACACTTGGAGTATAATAAACTCGAGAGAAGGGATATAGAGAGGGCAGTTAAAGGACTAATGGTAGAGACAAAAGGGCAGGGAATGAGACAGAGAAGTGTGTCTTTGAAAGAGAAGGTGAACCTTTGTCTAAGCCATGGAGGCTCTTCTTACCATTCACTTGAGAGCTTGACTAATTACATCATGTCATTCTAG
- the LOC118059647 gene encoding UDP-glycosyltransferase 76B1 isoform X2, which produces MICHYFETRFKPTFFVYASNITIEKPRRNQGKQINSMEDIRESHVQQRKCRRIILFPMPLEGHINPMIQLANILYSKGFSITIIHTQFNAPNPSKCPHFTFHAIPDGLLEDDASTADGVIRFSNLISKRVEPFRDCLAKLLLDAMDQEPVACLITDAAWHFTHAVAEGFKIPTIAMRTTSICSFLAFASFPLLRERGYFPIQDSRLEESVQELPPLKVKDLPVIKTRCPATLHQLCENISNQAKACSGLIWNSFEEIERDALSKLSQVFNVPIFHIGPFYKYFPASSSLITPDQSCISWLDTQTPNSVLYVSFGSLAAVNETEFLEMAWGLLHSNQPFLWVVRPGSVRDSEWSESLPDGFLEMVGKRGYIVKWAPQQQVLAHPATGGFWTHNGWNSTLESICEGVPMICQPFSGDQRVNARYVSDVWKIGIHLEYNKLERRDIERAVKGLMVETKGQGMRQRSVSLKEKELKHRTQKNFTVW; this is translated from the exons ATGATTTGTCATTATTTCGAAACGCGCTTTAAACCTACGTTTTTCGTCTACGCATCCAATATCACAATCGAGAAGCCAAGAAGGAACCAGGGGAAACAAATCAACTCCATGGAGGATATAAGAGAGTCCCATGTGCAGCAGAGGAAGTGTCGGCGAATTATACTCTTCCCAATGCCTTTGGAAGGGCATATCAATCCTATGATTCAGCTTGCTAACATCCTTTATTCTAAAGGATTTTCCATAACAATCATCCACACTCAATTCAATGCTCCCAATCCTTCGAAGTGTCCTCACTTCACTTTCCATGCAATTCCTGATGGCTTGTTGGAAGATGATGCTTCAACTGCAGATGGTGTAATCCGTTTCTCAAACCTCATTTCAAAGCGTGTTGAGCCCTTTCGAGATTGCCTGGCTAAGCTGTTATTGGATGCCATGGATCAAGAGCCCGTTGCTTGCTTGATCACAGATGCTGCTTGGCACTTCACTCACGCTGTAGCCGAGGGCTTTAAGATTCCAACTATTGCCATGAGGACAACTAGTATCtgttcttttcttgcttttgccTCCTTCCCCCTTCTGCGAGAAAGGGGTTACTTCCCAATTCAAG aTTCCCGATTAGAAGAATCAGTGCAAGAGCTTCCACCGTTGAAAGTCAAAGATCTTCCTGTGATCAAAACACGATGTCCAGCGACTCTTCATCAACTGTGTGAAAATATAAGTAATCAAGCAAAGGCCTGTTCAGGCCTAATTTGGAACTCGTTTGAAGAAATTGAGCGTGATGCTCTGAGCAAATTAAGCCAGGTCTTTAATGTGCCAATATTTCACATAGGTCCATTTTACAAGTACTTTCCAGCTTCAAGCAGCTTGATAACACCAGACCAAAGCTGCATTTCCTGGCTTGATACCCAGACTCCTAATTCTGTACTCTATGTCAGCTTTGGGAGCCTCGCTGCGGTAAATGAGACCGAGTTTCTGGAGATGGCCTGGGGGCTACTCCATAGCAATCAACCCTTCTTGTGGGTGGTTCGACCTGGATCAGTTCGGGACTCGGAATGGTCCGAATCATTGCCGGATGGATTCCTCGAGATGGTGGGTAAAAGGGGCTATATCGTGAAATGGGCTCCTCAACAACAGGTGCTAGCACACCCTGCCACTGGAGGGTTTTGGACACACAATGGTTGGAATTCCACATTGGAAAGTATATGTGAAGGGGTTCCCATGATTTGTCAGCCTTTTTCTGGTGATCAAAGAGTAAATGCTAGGTATGTCAGTGATGTTTGGAAAATTGGGATACACTTGGAGTATAATAAACTCGAGAGAAGGGATATAGAGAGGGCAGTTAAAGGACTAATGGTAGAGACAAAAGGGCAGGGAATGAGACAGAGAAGTGTGTCTTTGAAAGAGAAG
- the LOC118059647 gene encoding UDP-glycosyltransferase 76B1 isoform X3, which produces MICHYFETRFKPTFFVYASNITIEKPRRNQGKQINSMEDIRESHVQQRKCRRIILFPMPLEGHINPMIQLANILYSKGFSITIIHTQFNAPNPSKCPHFTFHAIPDGLLEDDASTADGVIRFSNLISKRVEPFRDCLAKLLLDAMDQEPVACLITDAAWHFTHAVAEGFKIPTIAMRTTSICSFLAFASFPLLRERGYFPIQDSRLEESVQELPPLKVKDLPVIKTRCPATLHQLCENISNQAKACSGLIWNSFEEIERDALSKLSQVFNVPIFHIGPFYKYFPASSSLITPDQSCISWLDTQTPNSVLYVSFGSLAAVNETEFLEMAWGLLHSNQPFLWVVRPGSVRDSEWSESLPDGFLEMVGKRGYIVKWAPQQQVLAHPATGGFWTHNGWNSTLESICEGVPMICQPFSGDQRVNARYVSDVWKIGIHLEYNKLERRDIERAVKGLMVETKGQGMRQRSVSLKEKKNQLQRFPAKS; this is translated from the exons ATGATTTGTCATTATTTCGAAACGCGCTTTAAACCTACGTTTTTCGTCTACGCATCCAATATCACAATCGAGAAGCCAAGAAGGAACCAGGGGAAACAAATCAACTCCATGGAGGATATAAGAGAGTCCCATGTGCAGCAGAGGAAGTGTCGGCGAATTATACTCTTCCCAATGCCTTTGGAAGGGCATATCAATCCTATGATTCAGCTTGCTAACATCCTTTATTCTAAAGGATTTTCCATAACAATCATCCACACTCAATTCAATGCTCCCAATCCTTCGAAGTGTCCTCACTTCACTTTCCATGCAATTCCTGATGGCTTGTTGGAAGATGATGCTTCAACTGCAGATGGTGTAATCCGTTTCTCAAACCTCATTTCAAAGCGTGTTGAGCCCTTTCGAGATTGCCTGGCTAAGCTGTTATTGGATGCCATGGATCAAGAGCCCGTTGCTTGCTTGATCACAGATGCTGCTTGGCACTTCACTCACGCTGTAGCCGAGGGCTTTAAGATTCCAACTATTGCCATGAGGACAACTAGTATCtgttcttttcttgcttttgccTCCTTCCCCCTTCTGCGAGAAAGGGGTTACTTCCCAATTCAAG aTTCCCGATTAGAAGAATCAGTGCAAGAGCTTCCACCGTTGAAAGTCAAAGATCTTCCTGTGATCAAAACACGATGTCCAGCGACTCTTCATCAACTGTGTGAAAATATAAGTAATCAAGCAAAGGCCTGTTCAGGCCTAATTTGGAACTCGTTTGAAGAAATTGAGCGTGATGCTCTGAGCAAATTAAGCCAGGTCTTTAATGTGCCAATATTTCACATAGGTCCATTTTACAAGTACTTTCCAGCTTCAAGCAGCTTGATAACACCAGACCAAAGCTGCATTTCCTGGCTTGATACCCAGACTCCTAATTCTGTACTCTATGTCAGCTTTGGGAGCCTCGCTGCGGTAAATGAGACCGAGTTTCTGGAGATGGCCTGGGGGCTACTCCATAGCAATCAACCCTTCTTGTGGGTGGTTCGACCTGGATCAGTTCGGGACTCGGAATGGTCCGAATCATTGCCGGATGGATTCCTCGAGATGGTGGGTAAAAGGGGCTATATCGTGAAATGGGCTCCTCAACAACAGGTGCTAGCACACCCTGCCACTGGAGGGTTTTGGACACACAATGGTTGGAATTCCACATTGGAAAGTATATGTGAAGGGGTTCCCATGATTTGTCAGCCTTTTTCTGGTGATCAAAGAGTAAATGCTAGGTATGTCAGTGATGTTTGGAAAATTGGGATACACTTGGAGTATAATAAACTCGAGAGAAGGGATATAGAGAGGGCAGTTAAAGGACTAATGGTAGAGACAAAAGGGCAGGGAATGAGACAGAGAAGTGTGTCTTTGAAAGAGAAG
- the LOC118059647 gene encoding UDP-glycosyltransferase 76B1 isoform X4 codes for MICHYFETRFKPTFFVYASNITIEKPRRNQGKQINSMEDIRESHVQQRKCRRIILFPMPLEGHINPMIQLANILYSKGFSITIIHTQFNAPNPSKCPHFTFHAIPDGLLEDDASTADGVIRFSNLISKRVEPFRDCLAKLLLDAMDQEPVACLITDAAWHFTHAVAEGFKIPTIAMRTTSICSFLAFASFPLLRERGYFPIQDSRLEESVQELPPLKVKDLPVIKTRCPATLHQLCENISNQAKACSGLIWNSFEEIERDALSKLSQVFNVPIFHIGPFYKYFPASSSLITPDQSCISWLDTQTPNSVLYVSFGSLAAVNETEFLEMAWGLLHSNQPFLWVVRPGSVRDSEWSESLPDGFLEMVGKRGYIVKWAPQQQVLAHPATGGFWTHNGWNSTLESICEGVPMICQPFSGDQRVNARYVSDVWKIGIHLEYNKLERRDIERAVKGLMVETKGQGMRQRSVSLKEKNQLQRFPAKS; via the exons ATGATTTGTCATTATTTCGAAACGCGCTTTAAACCTACGTTTTTCGTCTACGCATCCAATATCACAATCGAGAAGCCAAGAAGGAACCAGGGGAAACAAATCAACTCCATGGAGGATATAAGAGAGTCCCATGTGCAGCAGAGGAAGTGTCGGCGAATTATACTCTTCCCAATGCCTTTGGAAGGGCATATCAATCCTATGATTCAGCTTGCTAACATCCTTTATTCTAAAGGATTTTCCATAACAATCATCCACACTCAATTCAATGCTCCCAATCCTTCGAAGTGTCCTCACTTCACTTTCCATGCAATTCCTGATGGCTTGTTGGAAGATGATGCTTCAACTGCAGATGGTGTAATCCGTTTCTCAAACCTCATTTCAAAGCGTGTTGAGCCCTTTCGAGATTGCCTGGCTAAGCTGTTATTGGATGCCATGGATCAAGAGCCCGTTGCTTGCTTGATCACAGATGCTGCTTGGCACTTCACTCACGCTGTAGCCGAGGGCTTTAAGATTCCAACTATTGCCATGAGGACAACTAGTATCtgttcttttcttgcttttgccTCCTTCCCCCTTCTGCGAGAAAGGGGTTACTTCCCAATTCAAG aTTCCCGATTAGAAGAATCAGTGCAAGAGCTTCCACCGTTGAAAGTCAAAGATCTTCCTGTGATCAAAACACGATGTCCAGCGACTCTTCATCAACTGTGTGAAAATATAAGTAATCAAGCAAAGGCCTGTTCAGGCCTAATTTGGAACTCGTTTGAAGAAATTGAGCGTGATGCTCTGAGCAAATTAAGCCAGGTCTTTAATGTGCCAATATTTCACATAGGTCCATTTTACAAGTACTTTCCAGCTTCAAGCAGCTTGATAACACCAGACCAAAGCTGCATTTCCTGGCTTGATACCCAGACTCCTAATTCTGTACTCTATGTCAGCTTTGGGAGCCTCGCTGCGGTAAATGAGACCGAGTTTCTGGAGATGGCCTGGGGGCTACTCCATAGCAATCAACCCTTCTTGTGGGTGGTTCGACCTGGATCAGTTCGGGACTCGGAATGGTCCGAATCATTGCCGGATGGATTCCTCGAGATGGTGGGTAAAAGGGGCTATATCGTGAAATGGGCTCCTCAACAACAGGTGCTAGCACACCCTGCCACTGGAGGGTTTTGGACACACAATGGTTGGAATTCCACATTGGAAAGTATATGTGAAGGGGTTCCCATGATTTGTCAGCCTTTTTCTGGTGATCAAAGAGTAAATGCTAGGTATGTCAGTGATGTTTGGAAAATTGGGATACACTTGGAGTATAATAAACTCGAGAGAAGGGATATAGAGAGGGCAGTTAAAGGACTAATGGTAGAGACAAAAGGGCAGGGAATGAGACAGAGAAGTGTGTCTTTGAAAGAGAAG
- the LOC118059648 gene encoding UDP-glycosyltransferase 76B1-like, with amino-acid sequence MENIRESRVQHRKCRRILLFPLPLQGHINPMIQLANILYSKGFSITIIHTQFNAPNPSKCPHFTFHEIPDGLLEDEASTADGVILFSVLNSKCVEPFRDSLANLLLDAMDQEPVACLITDAAWHFTHAVAEGFKIPTIAMRTTSICSFLAFASFPLLREKGYFPIQDSRLEESVQELPPLKVKDLPVIITRFPATLHQLFEKISNQAKACSGLIWNSFEEIERDALSKLSQVFTVPIFHIGPFHKYFPASSSLITPDQSCISWLDTQTPNSVLYVSFGSLAAVNETEFPEMAWGLLHSNQPFLWVVRPGSVRGSEWSESLPDGFLEMVGKRGYIVKWAPQQQVLAHPATGGFWTHSGWNSTLESICEGVPMICQPFSGDQRVNARYVSDVWKIGIHLEYNKLERRDIERAIKGLMVETKGQGMRQRMVSLKEKVNLCIGHGGSSYHSLESLTNYIMSF; translated from the exons ATGGAGAATATAAGAGAGTCCCGTGTGCAGCACAGGAAGTGTCGGCGAATTTTACTCTTTCCACTGCCTTTACAAGGGCATATCAATCCTATGATTCAGCTTGCTAACATCCTTTATTCTAAAGGATTTTCCATAACAATCATCCACACTCAATTCAATGCTCCCAATCCTTCGAAGTGTCCTCACTTCACTTTCCATGAAATTCCTGACGGATTGTTGGAAGATGAGGCTTCAACTGCAGATGGTGTAATCCTTTTCTCAGTCCTCAATTCAAAGTGTGTGGAGCCCTTTCGAGATTCCCTGGCTAATCTGTTATTGGATGCCATGGATCAAGAGCCCGTTGCTTGCTTGATCACAGATGCTGCTTGGCACTTCACTCACGCTGTAGCCGAGGGCTTTAAGATTCCAACTATTGCCATGAGGACAACTAGTATCTgctcttttcttgcttttgccTCCTTCCCCCTTCTGCGAGAAAAGGGTTACTTCCCAATTCAAG ATTCTCGATTAGAAGAATCAGTGCAAGAGCTTCCACCGTTGAAAGTCAAAGATCTTCCTGTGATCATAACACGATTTCCAGCGACTCTTCATCAACTGTTTGAAAAGATAAGTAATCAAGCAAAAGCCTGTTCAGGCCTAATTTGGAACTCGTTTGAAGAAATTGAGCGTGATGCTCTGAGCAAATTAAGCCAGGTCTTTACTGTCCCAATATTTCACATAGGTCCATTTCACAAGTACTTTCCAGCTTCAAGCAGCTTGATAACACCAGACCAAAGCTGCATTTCCTGGCTTGATACCCAGACTCCTAATTCTGTACTCTATGTCAGCTTTGGGAGCCTCGCTGCGGTAAATGAGACCGAGTTTCCGGAGATGGCCTGGGGGCTACTCCATAGCAATCAACCCTTCTTGTGGGTGGTTCGACCTGGATCAGTTCGGGGCTCGGAATGGTCCGAATCATTGCCGGATGGATTCCTCGAGATGGTGGGTAAAAGGGGCTATATCGTGAAATGGGCTCCTCAACAACAGGTGCTAGCACATCCTGCCACTGGAGGGTTTTGGACACACAGTGGTTGGAATTCCACTTTGGAAAGTATATGTGAAGGGGTTCCCATGATTTGTCAGCCTTTTTCTGGTGATCAAAGAGTAAATGCTAGGTATGTCAGTGATGTTTGGAAAATTGGGATACACTTGGAGTATAATAAACTCGAGAGAAGGGATATAGAGAGGGCAATTAAAGGACTAATGGTAGAGACAAAAGGGCAGGGGATGAGACAGAGAATGGTGTCTTTGAAAGAGAAGGTGAACCTTTGTATAGGCCATGGAGGCTCTTCGTACCATTCACTTGAGAGCTTGACTAACTACATCATGTCATTCTAG
- the LOC118059650 gene encoding UDP-glycosyltransferase 76F1-like, with protein sequence MKNSGTDIQVDERNGRRLVLFPLPLQGHVNPMIQLANILHSKGFSITIIHTTFNSPDPSKYPHFTFHSIQEELTETEASTADIIALASSLNIKCVAPFRDCVSRLLSDVSEDPIACLISDAIFHFTAAVSKGLKLPRIVLRTGGASSFRIFTALPFLKEKGYLPIQESQLEEPMVELPPFKVKDLPVINSRDPESVYDLMVSMADGTKASSGVIWNTFEELEQSALAALRHEFSIPIFPIGPFHNRFPSSSSSLLTQDQSSISWLDKQAPKSVVYVSFGSVAALNETEFLEVAWGLANSKQPFLWVVRPGLVRGAEWLEPLHSGFLEDLNGRAHIVKWAPQSEVLAHPAVGAFWTHNGWNSTLESICEGVPMICMPCFTDQMANARYVSDVWRVGMQLENGLERAKIESTINRLLVDEEGEAIRKGILSLKEKAKLCLSQGGSSCQSLDSLVSHILSLEPIIFQTQ encoded by the exons ATGAAGAACTCAGGCACCGACATCCAAGTTGATGAAAGAAATGGCCGCAGGTTGGTTCTTTTCCCATTACCACTACAAGGCCACGTTAACCCCATGATTCAACTTGCAAACATTCTCCACTCCAAAGGCTTCTCCATTACTATAATCCACACAACCTTCAACTCTCCAGATCCTTCGAAGTATCCTCACTTCACCTTCCATTCCATTCAAGAAGAGTTAACTGAAACTGAAGCCTCAACCGCAGATATAATAGCTCTAGCTTCATCTCTTAACATCAAATGCGTTGCCCCTTTTAGAGATTGCGTGTCCAGGTTGCTATCTGATGTTTCAGAGGACCCTATTGCTTGCTTGATCTCAGATGCCATCTTCCACTTCACAGCTGCAGTTTCCAAAGGTCTTAAACTTCCAAGGATAGTTTTAAGGACCGGTGGTGCTTCCTCTTTTCGTATTTTTACTGCCTTACCATTTCTGAAAGAAAAGGGGTATCTTCCAATACAAg AATCTCAGTTGGAAGAACCAATGGTAGAGCTTCCACCATTTAAAGTCAAAGACCTTCCAGTGATCAACTCGCGTGACCCAGAATCTGTATACGATTTGATGGTTAGCATGGCAGACGGAACTAAGGCATCTTCGGGAGTCATTTGGAACACGTTCGAAGAGCTTGAACAGTCTGCCTTAGCTGCACTGCGCCATGAATTTTCCATTCCGATCTTTCCAATTGGCCCCTTTCACAACCGCTTCCCGTCCTCTTCAAGTAGTCTGCTTACACAAGATCAAAGCTCCATTTCCTGGCTAGACAAACAAGCACCGAAATCTGTAGTGTATGTGAGTTTTGGGAGTGTTGCTGCATTAAATGAAACCGAGTTCTTGGAGGTGGCCTGGGGTTTAGCCAACAGCAAGCAGCCCTTCTTGTGGGTAGTAAGACCTGGATTAGTCCGTGGCGCGGAATGGCTCGAGCCACTGCATAGCGGGTTCCTTGAGGATTTGAATGGAAGAGCGCACATTGTAAAATGGGCTCCACAATCAGAAGTGCTAGCTCATCCTGCCGTTGGTGCATTCTGGACTCACAACGGGTGGAATTCGACATTGGAGAGTATCTGTGAAGGGGTTCCTATGATATGTATGCCTTGTTTCACTGACCAAATGGCTAATGCGAGATATGTAAGTGATGTGTGGAGAGTTGGGATGCAACTGGAGAATGGACTGGAGAGAGCGAAGATCGAAAGCACCATCAACCGGCTATTAGTGGATGAAGAAGGTGAAGCTATTAGAAAAGGGATTTTGAGCTTGAAGGAGAAGGCAAAACTTTGTCTCAGCCAAGGAGGCTCTTCATGCCAATCACTGGATAGCTTGGTTAGCCATATTTTATCATTAGAGCCCATTATTTTCCAGACTCAATAa
- the LOC118059651 gene encoding 17.8 kDa class I heat shock protein, whose product MSLIPSTLFGGRRSNIFDPFSLDIWDPFQDFPFTSTAISAPRSEFANETAAFANTRMDWKETPEAHVFKADLPGLKKEEVKVELEEGRVLQISGERSKEREEKNDKWHRVERSSGKFLRRFRLPENAKLDQVKANMENGVLTVTVPKEEVKKPDVKAVEITG is encoded by the coding sequence ATGTCCCTTATCCCGAGCACCCTCTTTGGCGGCCGAAGAAGTAACATCTTTGATCCTTTCTCTCTTGACATCTGGGACCCTTTCCAGGACTTTCCCTTCACTAGCACAGCCATATCAGCCCCACGATCAGAGTTCGCCAACGAAACAGCGGCATTTGCCAACACACGCATGGACTGGAAGGAGACCCCCGAGGCTCACGTTTTCAAGGCGGATCTCCCGGGGCTGAAGAAAGAGGAAGTCAAAGTGGAGTTAGAGGAAGGCAGGGTTTTGCAAATAAGTGGAGAGAGAagcaaagagagagaagagaaaaatgacAAGTGGCATAGAGTGGAGAGGTCAAGTGGGAAGTTCTTAAGGAGGTTCAGGTTGCCTGAGAATGCAAAACTTGATCAAGTTAAGGCTAATATGGAAAACGGGGTCTTGACTGTGACCGTGCCTAAAGAGGAAGTCAAAAAACCTGATGTTAAGGCCGTCGAGATCACCGGCTGA